A genomic window from Candidatus Binatia bacterium includes:
- a CDS encoding DEAD/DEAH box helicase, which produces MAPDRYIMRGLGFDPLLEGWFVDRFGEATPPQALGWKAIAAGQDTLISAPTGSGKTLAAFLWAMNGLVESARNDALESTTILYISPLKALGNDIEKNLAIPLRAVRERAETAGIPLQDIRVSVRSGDTPASERQAMLRRPPHILITTPESLYILLTAAKSREMLRTVKTVIVDEIHAVAGDKRGAHLALTLERLDQLVGHRPQRIGLSATQKPIEKVAGLLVGAGRTRKDGTPDCEIIDTGHRRAMELRIETPDMELGAIATHELRASIYDRIAQLVATHETTIIFVNTRRLVERVAHDLGERIGADRIVAHHGSLSRRSRLAAEEKLKSGDVPVVVATASLELGIDVGHVDLVCHLGAPRALATLLQRVGRSGHWLGSVPRGVFFPLTRDEMLQTAAAVRAIRTGELDQILMPNAPLDILAQQMVASIAAEEMGVDELYGLVRRAHPYRDLSRENFDRVLEMLVEGISTSHGRRAAHLHHDRVNQQLKPRRGARLASITGGGAIPDTADYAVIEDPTGARVGTVNEDFAIESMRGDIFLLGNHSWRIRRVESGTVRVEDAGQAPPTIPFWLGEAPARTRELSEAVSTLREDTATRLIDRDAAVTWLMSECGIDRGGAEQIVEYVAATVAMLGTVPTCERIIAERFFDESGGMQLVIHSPFGGAVNRALGLALRKNFCVNFDFELQAAATDDGVVISLGEQHSFPLPSVFTMVRPDKLEADLIQAALAAPMFGNRWRWNVTRSLALARHSGGKRVPMNIQRMRAEDLLAAVFPAQLGCGDNRTGPIQAPEHPLVDETLDNCLHEAMDTEGLRAILEKMRSGEIRTVAVETSSPSPMAHELLNAYPYAFLDDAPLEERRARAVNLRRTDSSIASGIGALDPAAIAEVREQAWPDVRDADELHDALHGFVWLPRETLRQNPPWLAWMDELAAAGRVTIARWTAEGDTAPREAFVAAERIEFVRLALPDATLDPAMDAPTGSPVAPEAETAVQTALRGWLSAQSPTTAASLSATLGLRPTTIEAGLAQLENDGFAMRGTFSPGATGEEWCERRLLARIHRLTLGILRREIEPVSVSNLIRFQLRWQHVSPRTQLHGREGLAMIIEQLHGIEAPAPAWEGSILPARIEAYAPNLLDELCFSGEVAWGRFSPPNPNPNRGTRRPSAPTRNAPLGLALREDLPALLAGRAAPDTSQLSGDAKAALAALERDGASFLGDIARSASLLPTSAEGALWELVARGMVTGDGFAGLRTLLTPEEKRRSDRRLRSVRGGRGRNRRLPVGRWATLLHRDVTTPLDEEEHAEWAADLLLRRYGVVFREVTARESLMPPWRMLLAALRRLEARGEIRGGRFVEGIIGEQFASPAAVEALRATRREDGGEVVLISSADPLNLVGILTPGARVAPQSGQVIAFADGVPIECGDLGHVRSRLAAQGKAESLR; this is translated from the coding sequence GTGGCCCCAGACAGGTACATCATGCGCGGCCTCGGATTCGACCCCCTTCTCGAAGGCTGGTTCGTCGATCGCTTCGGCGAGGCGACACCACCCCAAGCGCTCGGCTGGAAGGCAATCGCCGCCGGCCAGGATACGCTCATCTCCGCGCCAACCGGGTCCGGCAAGACTCTGGCGGCCTTCCTCTGGGCGATGAACGGGCTCGTCGAGAGCGCGCGGAACGATGCTCTCGAATCGACGACGATCCTCTATATCTCGCCGCTCAAGGCACTCGGGAACGACATCGAGAAGAACCTCGCGATCCCACTCCGCGCGGTGCGTGAACGGGCCGAGACGGCCGGAATCCCACTGCAGGACATCCGCGTCTCGGTGAGAAGTGGAGACACCCCGGCCTCCGAGCGTCAGGCGATGCTGCGACGCCCACCCCACATCCTGATCACCACTCCCGAGTCTCTGTACATCCTCCTCACGGCCGCGAAGAGCCGCGAGATGCTCCGAACCGTCAAGACGGTCATCGTCGACGAGATCCATGCCGTGGCCGGCGACAAACGCGGCGCCCACCTCGCGCTCACCCTCGAACGGCTGGACCAGCTCGTCGGCCACCGCCCCCAGCGCATCGGCCTCTCTGCGACACAGAAGCCGATCGAGAAGGTCGCCGGACTCCTCGTCGGAGCGGGGCGTACCCGCAAAGACGGCACGCCGGACTGCGAGATCATCGACACGGGTCACCGGCGCGCCATGGAGCTGCGCATCGAAACGCCGGACATGGAGCTCGGCGCGATCGCGACCCACGAGCTCCGTGCTTCGATCTACGACCGGATCGCCCAACTGGTCGCCACCCACGAGACCACGATCATCTTCGTGAACACCCGGCGGCTCGTTGAACGCGTCGCACACGATCTCGGAGAACGGATCGGCGCCGACCGGATCGTCGCTCACCACGGAAGCCTTTCGAGGCGCAGCCGGCTCGCGGCCGAAGAGAAACTGAAATCCGGCGATGTCCCCGTCGTCGTCGCGACGGCGTCCCTCGAGCTCGGAATCGACGTCGGGCATGTCGACCTAGTCTGTCACCTCGGCGCACCTCGCGCCCTCGCCACACTCCTTCAGCGCGTCGGCCGCTCGGGGCACTGGCTGGGGAGCGTGCCCCGCGGCGTGTTCTTCCCGCTCACCCGCGACGAGATGCTCCAGACGGCAGCTGCAGTACGCGCGATTCGCACCGGCGAGCTCGACCAGATCCTCATGCCCAACGCGCCGCTCGACATCCTCGCGCAGCAGATGGTCGCCAGCATCGCGGCCGAGGAGATGGGGGTCGACGAACTCTACGGGCTCGTGCGCCGGGCCCACCCCTACCGGGACCTTTCCCGGGAGAACTTCGACCGGGTCCTCGAGATGCTCGTCGAGGGTATCTCGACGAGTCACGGTAGGCGCGCGGCCCACCTGCATCACGACCGCGTCAATCAACAACTCAAACCCCGCCGCGGAGCTCGGCTCGCATCCATCACTGGCGGCGGCGCCATCCCTGACACCGCCGACTACGCGGTCATCGAAGACCCCACCGGCGCACGAGTCGGCACTGTCAATGAGGATTTTGCGATCGAGAGTATGCGGGGGGACATCTTCCTCCTCGGCAATCACTCCTGGCGCATCCGACGGGTCGAATCCGGAACCGTGCGCGTCGAAGACGCCGGCCAGGCCCCACCCACGATCCCGTTCTGGCTCGGCGAAGCTCCGGCACGGACCCGCGAGCTCTCCGAGGCCGTGTCCACGTTGCGCGAAGATACGGCGACTCGCCTCATCGACCGCGATGCCGCCGTCACGTGGCTCATGAGTGAGTGTGGGATCGACCGCGGCGGCGCAGAACAGATCGTAGAGTACGTGGCGGCGACCGTGGCGATGCTCGGGACCGTCCCCACGTGCGAGCGGATCATCGCCGAGCGCTTCTTCGACGAGAGTGGCGGCATGCAGCTCGTCATCCACTCACCGTTCGGCGGCGCCGTGAACCGCGCGCTCGGGCTCGCGCTGCGCAAGAACTTCTGCGTCAATTTCGACTTCGAGCTCCAGGCGGCGGCCACCGACGACGGCGTCGTGATCTCTCTCGGCGAGCAACACAGCTTCCCGCTTCCGAGCGTTTTCACGATGGTCCGGCCCGATAAGCTGGAGGCCGACCTCATCCAAGCCGCGCTCGCAGCCCCGATGTTCGGGAATCGGTGGCGGTGGAATGTCACGCGTTCGCTCGCCCTCGCCCGACACAGCGGCGGCAAGCGCGTACCGATGAACATCCAGAGAATGCGGGCCGAGGATCTGCTCGCCGCCGTCTTCCCGGCCCAACTCGGATGCGGCGACAACCGCACCGGGCCGATCCAGGCTCCCGAACACCCGCTAGTCGACGAGACGCTCGACAACTGCCTGCACGAGGCGATGGATACCGAGGGCCTCCGCGCAATTCTCGAGAAGATGCGAAGCGGCGAGATCCGGACCGTTGCCGTCGAAACGTCGAGCCCCTCGCCGATGGCCCACGAGCTGCTGAACGCGTACCCGTACGCGTTCCTCGACGATGCTCCTTTGGAGGAGCGCCGCGCCCGCGCCGTAAACCTCCGCCGGACCGACTCCAGCATTGCGAGCGGCATCGGCGCTCTCGACCCCGCCGCGATTGCCGAGGTTCGCGAGCAGGCCTGGCCGGACGTGCGGGACGCGGACGAATTGCACGATGCGCTGCACGGCTTCGTGTGGCTCCCTCGCGAGACCCTGCGCCAAAACCCGCCCTGGCTCGCTTGGATGGACGAGCTCGCAGCGGCAGGGCGGGTCACGATCGCCCGGTGGACGGCCGAGGGAGACACGGCACCTCGCGAGGCATTCGTCGCCGCGGAGCGGATCGAGTTCGTCCGGCTCGCGCTCCCGGACGCGACCCTCGACCCCGCTATGGACGCGCCTACCGGTTCTCCCGTAGCCCCGGAAGCCGAGACCGCGGTCCAGACCGCGCTCCGGGGCTGGCTCAGCGCACAGAGCCCGACGACCGCCGCCTCGCTTTCCGCGACGCTCGGCCTTCGGCCGACGACGATCGAGGCAGGTCTCGCACAGCTCGAGAATGATGGCTTCGCGATGCGGGGGACCTTCTCTCCCGGTGCGACCGGCGAGGAATGGTGCGAGAGGCGGCTGCTCGCGCGAATTCATCGTCTGACCCTCGGGATCCTCCGGCGCGAAATCGAACCCGTCAGCGTCTCGAACCTGATCCGCTTCCAGCTCAGATGGCAGCATGTATCGCCCCGCACCCAGCTCCACGGGCGCGAAGGGCTCGCGATGATCATCGAGCAACTCCACGGGATCGAAGCGCCCGCGCCCGCGTGGGAGGGCTCGATCCTCCCGGCGAGGATCGAGGCGTATGCGCCGAACCTCCTGGACGAGCTCTGCTTCTCCGGCGAGGTTGCATGGGGTCGCTTCTCGCCACCGAATCCGAACCCCAACCGTGGCACCCGGCGCCCCAGCGCACCGACCCGCAACGCACCCCTGGGCCTCGCTCTGCGCGAAGACCTCCCGGCACTCTTGGCCGGACGGGCCGCCCCCGACACATCGCAGCTCTCGGGCGACGCGAAGGCTGCGCTCGCGGCCCTCGAGCGTGACGGCGCCTCCTTCCTCGGCGACATCGCGCGCTCCGCGTCTCTCCTCCCGACGTCCGCAGAGGGCGCCCTCTGGGAGCTCGTGGCACGGGGAATGGTGACCGGCGACGGGTTCGCCGGGCTGCGGACCCTACTCACTCCGGAAGAGAAGCGCCGCAGCGACCGACGCCTCCGATCCGTCCGAGGCGGACGGGGACGCAATCGCCGGCTTCCGGTCGGCCGCTGGGCGACACTCCTCCACCGGGACGTCACCACCCCCCTCGACGAGGAAGAGCACGCGGAGTGGGCTGCGGACCTGCTGCTTCGGCGCTACGGCGTCGTCTTCCGCGAGGTCACGGCCCGCGAATCGTTGATGCCTCCCTGGCGTATGCTCCTGGCCGCTCTGCGCAGGCTGGAGGCCCGCGGTGAAATCCGCGGCGGCCGCTTCGTCGAGGGGATCATCGGTGAGCAGTTCGCGAGCCCGGCGGCGGTCGAAGCGCTTCGCGCCACCCGAAGGGAAGATGGGGGCGAGGTCGTCTTGATCTCGTCTGCCGACCCTTTGAACCTCGTGGGAATCCTAACGCCCGGTGCCCGAGTTGCTCCGCAGAGCGGTCAGGTGATCGCCTTCGCCGATGGTGTCCCGATCGAATGCGGTGACCTTGGCCACGTTCGAAGCCGCCTCGCCGCCCAGGGCAAGGCTGAATCACTGCGATGA
- the selA gene encoding L-seryl-tRNA(Sec) selenium transferase → MSLRSLPSVDAALATPEAAALLDRVPRALATDAVRVVLDQCRKQIRSSDLAEAPSTATIITRADVWIQQELGANLPSVVNATGIVLHTNLGRAPLAPAAIESLAQAARQTSAIEFDVSTGTRGHRDDHVSRLLADLTGAEAGMVVNNNAAALLLAVDSLASRREVIVSRGELIEIGGAFRLPDVLRRAGAVLREVGTTNRTRVEDYAKVLSRRTALILRAHPSNYRVEGFTEQPGRADLARLAHEHGIPFVEDLGSGALVDLRQFGVPHEPTPAEAIRSGVDIVTFSGDKLLGGPQAGLLVGKADLIAKLQKNPVRRALRVDKLILAALRATLTLYRTSNDLPADLPTLGLLARTEERLDEIAREAHDLLREALPAEFTLQVIPSESEIGSGAQPTITLPSRAIRVRHEGWDAARVAHFFRSASPAILGRIAHGDLLLDLRAVPEAADLLPHGIETSES, encoded by the coding sequence ATGAGCCTCCGCTCTCTTCCAAGCGTCGACGCGGCCCTTGCGACCCCGGAGGCGGCGGCGCTTCTCGACCGCGTTCCCCGCGCCCTCGCGACGGATGCCGTTCGGGTCGTGCTCGACCAGTGCCGGAAGCAGATCCGTTCTTCGGATCTCGCGGAAGCTCCCTCTACCGCGACGATCATCACGCGTGCGGACGTATGGATCCAGCAGGAGCTCGGCGCGAACTTGCCTTCGGTCGTGAACGCGACGGGCATCGTTCTTCATACCAACCTCGGGCGCGCGCCCCTGGCTCCCGCGGCGATCGAGAGCCTGGCCCAGGCCGCGCGCCAAACGAGCGCCATCGAGTTCGACGTCTCGACCGGAACGCGCGGCCACCGAGACGACCACGTCTCGCGCCTCCTCGCCGACCTCACCGGTGCCGAGGCGGGGATGGTCGTGAACAACAACGCGGCCGCTCTCCTGCTCGCCGTCGACTCCCTCGCTTCGCGGCGAGAGGTGATCGTCTCCCGTGGAGAGCTCATCGAGATTGGGGGTGCTTTCCGACTGCCCGACGTCCTGCGAAGAGCGGGCGCGGTACTTCGCGAGGTCGGCACGACGAACCGTACGCGGGTCGAGGATTACGCAAAGGTCCTGTCGCGGCGGACGGCGCTGATCCTTCGGGCGCATCCGTCGAACTACCGCGTCGAGGGATTCACGGAGCAACCCGGCCGGGCGGATCTCGCGCGGCTCGCGCACGAACACGGGATCCCCTTTGTCGAAGACCTGGGCAGTGGTGCCCTCGTCGACCTCCGCCAGTTCGGCGTTCCCCATGAGCCGACTCCTGCCGAAGCAATTCGGTCCGGCGTCGATATCGTCACATTCAGCGGCGACAAGCTCCTGGGCGGGCCGCAGGCCGGCCTCCTCGTCGGCAAGGCCGACCTGATCGCCAAGCTCCAGAAGAATCCTGTGAGGCGAGCCCTTCGCGTCGACAAGCTGATCCTCGCGGCGTTGCGCGCCACACTCACTCTCTACCGAACATCCAACGACCTACCCGCGGATCTCCCTACACTCGGCCTGCTCGCGCGAACGGAAGAGCGCCTCGACGAGATCGCCCGTGAGGCGCACGACCTCCTGCGTGAAGCGCTTCCCGCCGAGTTCACCCTCCAGGTGATCCCCTCGGAGAGCGAGATCGGCAGCGGCGCACAGCCGACGATCACGCTCCCGAGCCGCGCCATCCGCGTTCGGCACGAAGGTTGGGACGCCGCCCGAGTCGCCCACTTCTTCCGATCGGCCTCTCCGGCCATCCTCGGCCGCATTGCACACGGCGACCTTCTCCTCGATCTGCGTGCCGTTCCCGAAGCCGCAGATCTGCTCCCGCACGGAATCGAGACAAGCGAATCATGA
- the selB gene encoding selenocysteine-specific translation elongation factor, whose translation MSQTERVILGTAGHIDHGKTALIRALTGQETDRLAAEKERGISIELGFAHYEIDGHRFGVVDVPGHERFIRQMLAGAHGIDLVLFTVAADDGIMPQTEEHFDILHLLGARHGVFVITKTDLVDADRLAEVRSDIEVLAVGTACEAWPVLAVSSMTGTGLDELRSELSRQLSALPGRDTSGYFRLPIDRSFTLHGHGLVVTGTAIAGAVREGDALAIRPGDITTRARSVQVHGEAVTQGLAGQRVAVNLPGVEKSDAKRGLWLTDPRIEVTTDRVDCWFEVRPGAPRPLRSFDRLRVYVTTAEVMGRLILLGDQKELEPKSSGWCQIALDEPVLVAAGDRFIARTEAATRTTGGGEIVHPFAPRHRASDSSLIERLEVLHSGAAPERLRAFLDLLNEFAAPTEFVAQCLGQSEKRVCESASQAKDVLPLPDADEPEAWTTVEKWQKLEAEVREALKSFHRVHPIAEGMDLESLRSRLRVPLPAKLFRPVIARLDAAGTVIREEATVRLPEHKVTLDKAQEGHTTKILEAINAGGLTPPDAKQLASALDVTQPKALELLHLLEKQEKIVRVTADLFYASDSYTQAKQLLRTGMEASAEITVADYRTALSASRKYALALLEHFDQSGITIRVGDSRRLRTT comes from the coding sequence ATGAGCCAGACTGAACGCGTGATCCTGGGCACGGCCGGTCACATCGACCACGGCAAAACGGCGTTGATCCGAGCGCTGACCGGCCAGGAAACCGACCGACTCGCCGCCGAGAAGGAGCGCGGCATATCCATCGAGTTGGGATTCGCCCACTATGAGATCGACGGCCACCGATTCGGCGTCGTCGACGTGCCCGGCCACGAGCGCTTCATCCGGCAGATGCTGGCCGGTGCCCACGGGATCGACCTGGTGCTGTTCACCGTCGCCGCCGACGACGGGATCATGCCGCAGACCGAAGAGCACTTCGACATCCTCCACCTTCTGGGCGCGCGCCACGGCGTGTTCGTCATCACCAAGACAGATCTCGTGGACGCCGATCGGCTGGCCGAAGTCCGGTCCGACATCGAAGTTCTCGCGGTGGGCACGGCCTGCGAAGCCTGGCCGGTCCTCGCGGTTTCCAGCATGACCGGTACGGGCCTCGACGAGCTTCGATCCGAGCTCTCGCGACAACTCTCAGCTCTCCCGGGGCGCGATACGTCCGGGTACTTCCGGCTACCGATCGATCGGTCCTTTACGCTGCACGGCCACGGCTTGGTCGTCACCGGAACCGCCATCGCCGGTGCCGTTCGCGAAGGCGATGCGCTCGCGATTCGACCCGGCGACATCACCACGCGGGCCCGCTCGGTGCAGGTCCACGGCGAAGCCGTCACACAGGGTCTGGCCGGCCAACGCGTCGCCGTGAATCTGCCCGGAGTCGAGAAGAGCGATGCCAAGCGCGGCTTGTGGCTGACGGACCCACGCATCGAGGTCACGACGGACCGCGTCGATTGCTGGTTCGAGGTGCGACCCGGTGCGCCACGCCCGTTGCGCAGCTTCGACCGACTTCGCGTTTACGTGACGACAGCGGAAGTCATGGGCCGGCTCATTCTGCTGGGTGACCAGAAGGAACTCGAGCCGAAGTCCTCGGGGTGGTGCCAGATCGCGCTGGACGAACCCGTTCTCGTCGCCGCGGGGGACCGATTCATCGCGCGCACGGAAGCGGCCACACGGACGACAGGCGGCGGAGAGATCGTGCATCCATTCGCCCCGCGGCACCGGGCTTCCGACTCGAGTCTGATCGAACGCCTCGAGGTCCTTCACTCGGGTGCCGCACCCGAACGGCTCCGTGCTTTCCTCGATCTCCTGAACGAGTTCGCTGCGCCCACGGAGTTCGTCGCCCAGTGCCTGGGACAGTCCGAGAAGAGAGTTTGCGAGTCGGCTTCGCAAGCGAAAGACGTGCTCCCGCTCCCCGATGCCGATGAGCCCGAAGCGTGGACGACCGTCGAGAAGTGGCAGAAGCTGGAGGCCGAGGTCCGCGAGGCGCTGAAGTCCTTCCACCGCGTTCACCCGATCGCCGAGGGGATGGATCTCGAGTCCCTCCGATCGCGGCTTCGCGTCCCTCTTCCGGCGAAGCTGTTCCGCCCCGTGATCGCGCGACTCGACGCCGCGGGGACCGTCATTCGAGAAGAAGCGACCGTCCGGCTCCCGGAGCACAAGGTGACCCTCGACAAGGCGCAGGAAGGCCATACGACGAAGATCCTGGAGGCGATCAACGCCGGCGGCCTCACGCCGCCCGACGCGAAGCAGCTGGCCTCCGCTCTGGACGTCACGCAGCCGAAAGCTCTCGAGTTGCTTCACCTACTCGAGAAGCAGGAAAAGATCGTGCGCGTCACGGCGGACCTGTTCTACGCGAGCGATTCCTACACGCAAGCGAAGCAGCTTCTCCGAACCGGGATGGAGGCCTCAGCCGAGATCACCGTTGCCGATTACCGAACGGCGCTCTCCGCGAGCCGCAAGTATGCTCTCGCACTGCTCGAACACTTCGATCAGTCGGGTATCACGATTCGCGTCGGAGACAGCCGCCGGTTGCGCACGACGTGA
- a CDS encoding peptidylprolyl isomerase — MLERTTLCVGVVLGLILAGCDGKPPPVPETNSAKPTSTTVAQATVAGEVAARYGDDVMTVDELTVELQRLPARSRGLMDEDGRARFVENYVLHQLLFDEGIRRGFDQDPDIRQQVEDMNRRLVVQKLVKDLQSVPPITEEQILAYYDENQARYSTTTLRARHILVREEELAEELREKLETEPESFEDLAKEHSVDTASARKGGDLGFFGHGRMVPEFEAAAFSLKEPGNLSDVVKTQYGHHIIKLEERRDGKGKPLDQVREQIRTSLRHSAVQTRTQEYYEELKKTADIRIDSEVVERVALELPVPSPATGVNPLRGGGH; from the coding sequence ATGCTCGAAAGAACTACTTTGTGTGTGGGTGTCGTCCTTGGACTGATTCTGGCCGGCTGCGATGGGAAGCCCCCGCCGGTTCCCGAGACGAATAGCGCGAAGCCGACCTCGACCACCGTCGCGCAGGCCACGGTCGCGGGTGAGGTTGCGGCGCGGTACGGCGACGACGTCATGACGGTCGACGAACTCACCGTCGAGTTGCAGCGACTCCCGGCCCGCTCGCGAGGCCTGATGGACGAAGACGGACGAGCCCGTTTCGTCGAGAATTACGTTCTGCATCAGCTCCTGTTCGATGAGGGAATCCGGCGCGGCTTCGATCAGGATCCGGACATCCGACAGCAGGTCGAGGACATGAACCGCCGTCTTGTCGTGCAGAAATTGGTGAAGGATCTCCAGTCGGTTCCGCCCATCACGGAGGAGCAGATTTTGGCCTATTACGACGAGAATCAGGCGCGGTACTCGACGACCACTCTGCGGGCCCGCCACATCCTGGTTCGCGAGGAGGAACTCGCCGAAGAACTGCGCGAGAAACTCGAAACCGAACCGGAGAGTTTCGAAGATCTGGCCAAGGAGCACTCCGTCGACACTGCGTCCGCGCGCAAGGGGGGCGACCTCGGTTTCTTCGGGCACGGGCGGATGGTCCCGGAGTTCGAGGCGGCGGCGTTCTCGCTTAAAGAGCCGGGAAACTTGAGCGACGTCGTGAAGACGCAGTACGGCCATCACATCATCAAGCTCGAGGAGCGTCGTGACGGAAAAGGCAAGCCGCTGGATCAGGTTCGCGAGCAAATCCGCACGAGCCTCCGGCATTCGGCCGTCCAGACTCGTACCCAGGAATACTACGAGGAGCTGAAGAAGACGGCCGACATCCGGATCGACTCCGAGGTCGTCGAGCGCGTAGCTTTGGAGCTGCCGGTGCCGAGTCCGGCGACTGGAGTGAACCCCCTCCGCGGCGGCGGGCACTAG
- a CDS encoding VanZ family protein — MLPTRAVPVRLGDRAGASCGPGRPGCDALTHTRPSALSRWGPVAVWASVIFLFSTDSFSGTGTSRFLFPLLELLLPWADAEQIEFAHGLVRKLAHVTEYAILSLLMLRALADDERSPVQLGLWAVALCASYAATDEFHQAFVASRTSAVQDVLLDTLGAAIAAGVAVSLGWPVSSGRRSRA; from the coding sequence ATTCTCCCGACCCGAGCAGTACCGGTACGCCTTGGCGATCGAGCGGGAGCGTCTTGCGGCCCAGGCCGCCCAGGCTGCGACGCCCTGACCCACACGAGGCCGAGCGCGCTGTCGCGCTGGGGGCCGGTCGCAGTCTGGGCCTCGGTGATCTTCCTCTTTTCGACCGACAGCTTCAGCGGCACGGGAACGAGTCGGTTCCTCTTCCCCCTTCTGGAACTGTTGTTGCCGTGGGCAGATGCGGAGCAGATCGAGTTCGCACACGGATTGGTTCGAAAGCTCGCGCATGTGACCGAGTACGCGATTCTGTCGCTGCTCATGCTGCGGGCCCTGGCAGACGACGAGCGAAGTCCCGTGCAGCTCGGACTTTGGGCCGTCGCACTCTGCGCGTCGTACGCCGCGACCGACGAGTTTCACCAAGCGTTCGTCGCGAGTCGAACGAGCGCAGTGCAGGACGTTCTTCTCGATACGCTGGGGGCCGCGATCGCTGCAGGCGTCGCCGTCTCGCTAGGGTGGCCCGTCAGTTCGGGTCGACGATCGCGAGCTTGA
- a CDS encoding thioredoxin domain-containing protein, which translates to MSDARRTSSSSSATPATGALPALALVLSIVGMILGSVVLYIHQQLAASQGDYTSFCDISEGMSCDMVLGSSYANFLGAPVGAWALLAYLGTAAVSVYVMRSPAKDRLPAATALLALTGSILAVSLYFFAVSTFAIGVFCPMCLSLDVVSLALFGGALALFRILATGDRSGFAAGRFLGIAAAGTAVGIALLAVAQGGGSSSGPVTVEGIKRDDPRFYAYYISQPVVDPPIDERHASVAPVPITIVEFSDYQCPYCRRAFLDLSSVIAEGPGDVRVIHRNFPLNADCNPAIESRNHVVACQVAVASECASRQGKDAAFSYLAFTNQDDLATADLSSFAQQAGLDMAAYDKCVASPDAMASVKKDVRDGLDAGVESTPTLFINGRRIKGGFSRPEQYRYALAIERERLAAQAAQAATP; encoded by the coding sequence ATGTCAGACGCCCGTCGCACCTCTAGTTCCTCGTCCGCGACGCCAGCCACCGGAGCCCTGCCCGCCCTTGCCTTGGTCCTCTCGATCGTGGGCATGATTCTCGGGTCGGTGGTGCTCTATATCCACCAACAACTGGCAGCAAGCCAGGGCGACTACACCAGTTTCTGCGACATCTCCGAGGGGATGTCCTGCGACATGGTTCTGGGGAGTTCGTACGCGAATTTCCTCGGGGCCCCGGTGGGCGCCTGGGCGCTCCTGGCCTATCTCGGCACGGCCGCCGTTTCCGTTTACGTGATGCGGTCGCCCGCCAAGGATCGACTCCCCGCCGCGACGGCGCTGCTGGCATTGACCGGCTCGATTCTCGCCGTATCGCTCTACTTCTTCGCAGTCTCCACGTTCGCCATCGGGGTGTTCTGCCCGATGTGCCTTTCGTTGGATGTCGTGAGCCTCGCACTGTTCGGCGGTGCGCTGGCCCTCTTCCGGATCCTCGCTACGGGCGACCGCAGCGGTTTCGCGGCCGGACGCTTCCTGGGCATTGCGGCTGCCGGCACGGCTGTCGGGATCGCCCTGCTTGCGGTGGCTCAGGGGGGCGGTTCCTCGTCGGGGCCGGTGACGGTCGAAGGGATCAAGAGGGACGATCCCCGTTTCTACGCGTACTACATTTCTCAGCCCGTCGTGGACCCTCCAATCGACGAGCGACATGCCTCGGTGGCTCCGGTTCCCATCACGATCGTGGAGTTCTCGGATTACCAGTGTCCTTATTGCCGGCGAGCCTTTCTCGACCTGAGTAGCGTGATCGCAGAGGGTCCGGGTGACGTGCGTGTGATTCACCGGAACTTCCCGCTGAATGCCGACTGCAATCCCGCGATCGAATCCCGCAACCACGTGGTGGCGTGCCAGGTGGCTGTGGCCTCCGAGTGTGCCAGCCGGCAGGGCAAGGACGCCGCGTTCAGTTACCTGGCCTTTACGAACCAGGACGACCTTGCGACAGCCGACTTGAGTTCCTTCGCCCAGCAGGCGGGCCTTGACATGGCCGCCTACGACAAGTGCGTCGCGTCGCCCGACGCCATGGCGTCGGTGAAGAAAGACGTTCGAGACGGTCTCGACGCCGGCGTCGAGTCCACGCCGACCCTGTTCATCAATGGGCGTCGGATCAAGGGTGGATTCTCCCGACCCGAGCAGTACCGGTACGCCTTGGCGATCGAGCGGGAGCGTCTTGCGGCCCAGGCCGCCCAGGCTGCGACGCCCTGA